One Bradyrhizobium zhanjiangense DNA segment encodes these proteins:
- a CDS encoding acetyl-CoA C-acetyltransferase has translation MAEAYIVAAARTAGGRKGGRLAGWHPADLAAKVLDELVDRTKVDPALVEDVIMGCVMQVGEQSNNIARNAVMASKLPESVPGTSIDRQCGSSQQALHFAAQAVMSGAMDVVIAAGVESMTRVPMGLSSQLPAKNGFGNYKSPGIEKKYPNIMFSQFTGAEMMAEKYGLSKDELDEYSFGSHQRAIAATQAGHFKKEIVPLEITRADGSKDTHHIDEGIRFDATIEGIRGVKLIAENGKLTAASASQICDGASGVMVVNERGLKQLGVKPLARIHHMTMTGGDPVIMLDAPLHATKRALEKAGMKIGDIDLFEVNEAFASVPTAWLKTTGADPERLNVNGGAIALGHPLGGSGTKLMTTLVHALHQRGKRYGLQTMCEGGGMANVTIVERL, from the coding sequence ATGGCCGAGGCTTACATCGTCGCCGCTGCGCGCACCGCCGGCGGGCGCAAGGGGGGCCGCCTCGCCGGCTGGCATCCGGCCGATCTCGCCGCCAAGGTGCTGGACGAGCTGGTCGACCGCACCAAGGTCGATCCAGCCCTGGTCGAGGACGTGATCATGGGCTGCGTGATGCAGGTCGGCGAGCAGTCCAACAACATCGCACGCAACGCGGTGATGGCGTCAAAACTGCCGGAGAGCGTGCCGGGCACCTCGATCGACCGCCAGTGCGGCTCCTCGCAGCAGGCGCTGCACTTCGCCGCGCAAGCTGTGATGTCCGGCGCGATGGACGTGGTGATCGCCGCCGGCGTGGAATCGATGACGCGGGTGCCAATGGGCCTGTCGTCACAGCTCCCGGCCAAGAACGGTTTTGGCAATTACAAGAGCCCGGGTATCGAGAAGAAATATCCGAACATCATGTTCAGCCAGTTCACCGGCGCGGAGATGATGGCGGAGAAGTACGGCCTCTCCAAGGATGAGCTCGACGAATACTCCTTTGGCAGCCATCAGCGCGCGATCGCGGCGACGCAAGCGGGTCACTTCAAGAAGGAGATCGTGCCGCTGGAGATCACCCGCGCCGACGGCAGCAAGGACACCCATCACATCGACGAAGGCATCCGTTTCGATGCAACGATCGAAGGCATCAGGGGTGTCAAGCTGATCGCCGAGAACGGCAAGCTCACAGCGGCGAGCGCCAGCCAGATCTGCGACGGCGCCTCCGGCGTCATGGTGGTGAATGAGCGCGGCCTAAAGCAGCTCGGGGTCAAGCCGCTCGCGCGCATCCACCACATGACCATGACCGGCGGCGATCCCGTCATCATGCTGGACGCTCCGCTGCACGCGACCAAGCGCGCGCTGGAGAAGGCCGGCATGAAGATCGGCGACATCGATCTGTTTGAGGTCAACGAGGCCTTTGCCTCGGTACCGACCGCCTGGCTCAAGACCACCGGCGCCGATCCGGAGCGTCTCAACGTCAACGGCGGTGCGATCGCGCTCGGCCACCCCCTCGGCGGCTCCGGCACCAAGCTGATGACCACGCTGGTCCACGCCCTGCATCAGCGCGGCAAGCGCTACGGCCTCCAGACCATGTGCGAGGGCGGCGGCATGGCCAACGTCACGATCGTGGAGCGGCTGTAA
- a CDS encoding TetR family transcriptional regulator yields MATSVPTKLPSGKNSTAEKLLVAASELMIERSSIEISLSDIAQKSGANAALVKYHFGNKDGLLLALLERNAATELSNLEYLLAQPITPTAKLKLHIGGIIRAYYRFPYMNRLIHYLLHETKPECADEVSKFFVAPLLDFHRRLLADGVSRGEFRATDPVLFYTSLIGACDHLFFGRHAMSRATGVGPVTDEVCRQYIKHMETLICGGILTQAEEAAAAG; encoded by the coding sequence GTGGCTACCAGCGTACCGACCAAGCTCCCCAGCGGGAAGAATTCCACGGCAGAGAAATTGCTCGTGGCCGCGAGCGAGCTGATGATCGAACGCTCCTCGATCGAGATCTCGCTCTCCGACATCGCCCAGAAGTCCGGCGCCAATGCCGCGCTGGTCAAATACCATTTCGGTAACAAGGACGGCCTGCTGCTGGCGCTGCTGGAGCGCAACGCCGCGACCGAACTGTCCAATCTCGAATATCTGCTGGCGCAGCCGATCACGCCGACCGCTAAGCTGAAGCTGCATATCGGCGGTATCATCCGCGCCTATTACCGGTTCCCCTATATGAACCGGCTGATCCACTATCTCCTGCATGAGACCAAGCCGGAATGCGCAGATGAGGTGTCGAAATTCTTCGTCGCGCCGCTGCTGGACTTCCACCGCCGCCTGCTCGCCGACGGCGTCAGCCGCGGCGAGTTCCGCGCCACCGATCCTGTGCTGTTCTACACCAGCCTGATCGGCGCTTGCGATCACCTGTTCTTCGGCCGGCACGCAATGTCTCGCGCGACCGGCGTCGGCCCGGTCACCGACGAAGTCTGCCGGCAATACATCAAGCACATGGAAACGCTGATTTGCGGCGGCATCCTCACGCAAGCCGAGGAAGCTGCCGCGGCCGGATGA
- a CDS encoding SDR family NAD(P)-dependent oxidoreductase has product MQLKDVAVLITGGGSGLGAATARAMAAKGAKIGVIDQSKENAEKVAAEVKGVALHADVTSEEQIKAAIAKAEAAHGVARVLMNCAGIGGSQRIVGRDGVYPLEKFARIINVNLIGTFNCLRLFAERLVTIEPVGEERGVIVNTASVAAYEGQIGQIAYSASKGGVVGLTLPAARDLASQKIRVNTIAPGLFFTPLLMGLNEEARKSLGAQVPHPSRLGDAAEYGMLAVHIVENPMLNGETIRLDGAIRMAPR; this is encoded by the coding sequence ATGCAGTTGAAAGACGTAGCCGTTCTCATCACCGGCGGCGGTTCGGGCCTGGGTGCCGCGACCGCCCGCGCCATGGCCGCCAAGGGCGCCAAGATCGGCGTGATCGACCAGAGCAAGGAAAACGCCGAGAAGGTCGCCGCCGAGGTGAAGGGCGTCGCGCTCCATGCCGACGTCACCAGCGAGGAGCAGATCAAGGCGGCGATCGCCAAGGCGGAAGCCGCGCATGGCGTCGCGCGCGTGCTGATGAACTGCGCCGGCATAGGCGGCTCGCAGCGCATCGTCGGTCGCGACGGCGTCTACCCGCTGGAAAAGTTCGCGCGCATCATCAATGTCAATTTGATCGGCACGTTCAACTGCCTGCGGCTGTTCGCCGAGCGTCTCGTCACGATCGAGCCGGTCGGTGAAGAGCGCGGCGTCATCGTCAACACCGCGTCGGTCGCCGCTTACGAAGGTCAGATCGGCCAGATCGCCTATTCGGCGTCGAAGGGCGGCGTCGTTGGCCTGACGCTGCCGGCGGCGCGCGACCTCGCCAGCCAGAAAATCCGCGTCAACACCATCGCGCCCGGCTTGTTCTTCACACCGCTGCTGATGGGCCTCAACGAAGAGGCCCGCAAGAGCCTCGGCGCGCAGGTGCCGCATCCCTCGCGTCTCGGCGATGCCGCCGAATACGGCATGCTCGCGGTCCACATCGTCGAGAACCCGATGCTCAACGGCGAGACCATCCGCCTCGACGGCGCCATTCGCATGGCGCCGCGGTAA
- a CDS encoding enoyl-CoA hydratase/isomerase family protein — MSQPLLIEHDDGVDRVTLNRPDSLNALDPALIDALNVYFQSLQRNRDTRVVVLRGAGKNFCAGLDLKAAMARRAGQQEPPGVTESLDSQRRIADIVMLMRRCPQPILALVQGAAAGGGFALALASDIRIATTSARMNCAFIKLGLGGCDIGTSYFLPRLVGVSVASELILTGRFIGAERALAVGLVSEVVDEDKLDDAAAPYIDAMMTASPVGLRLSKECLNMSVDAGSLEAAIAMEDRNQVLCSRSEEFSEGIRAFLEKRKPVYIKR, encoded by the coding sequence ATGTCCCAACCGCTGCTGATCGAGCATGACGACGGCGTCGACCGGGTGACGCTCAATCGTCCTGACAGCCTCAACGCGCTCGATCCCGCGCTGATCGATGCTCTCAACGTCTATTTCCAAAGCCTGCAGCGCAACCGCGACACGCGCGTGGTGGTGTTGCGCGGCGCCGGCAAGAATTTCTGCGCGGGCCTCGATCTCAAGGCCGCAATGGCGCGCCGCGCTGGTCAGCAGGAGCCACCCGGTGTGACCGAGTCGCTCGACTCGCAGCGGCGCATCGCCGACATCGTGATGCTGATGCGGCGTTGCCCGCAGCCGATCCTGGCACTGGTGCAGGGCGCCGCGGCCGGTGGCGGCTTCGCGCTGGCGCTGGCGTCCGACATCCGCATTGCGACGACATCGGCGCGGATGAACTGCGCTTTCATCAAGCTCGGCCTCGGCGGCTGCGACATCGGCACCAGCTATTTCCTGCCGCGCCTCGTCGGTGTGTCCGTGGCATCGGAATTGATCCTGACCGGGCGCTTCATCGGCGCTGAGCGCGCGCTGGCGGTCGGGCTTGTCTCGGAGGTCGTCGACGAGGACAAGCTCGATGACGCGGCCGCGCCTTATATCGACGCGATGATGACGGCCTCGCCCGTGGGGCTGCGTCTGTCCAAGGAATGTCTCAACATGAGCGTCGATGCCGGTTCGCTGGAAGCTGCGATTGCGATGGAGGACCGCAACCAAGTCCTGTGCAGTCGTTCCGAGGAGTTTTCGGAAGGCATCAGGGCCTTCCTTGAGAAGCGAAAGCCTGTCTATATCAAGCGCTGA
- a CDS encoding acyl-CoA dehydrogenase family protein, with the protein MNFDFSDDQKQLRDQARKFLTEKCSPKAVRIVLDGKAPYDKALWKGLAEMGFLGVAIPEEFGGAGAGHLELCVIAEEMGRANAPVPFSSTVYLAAEALLIAGSDAQKKKWLPAIASGEAIGTLALFEGKGNPSPKNVKVTAANGMLNGVKKPVADGAIADFAVVAARTGSSGRENDISLFLVDLKDAGVEVKSLTNLDPTRGQAEISFKDCKAEPLGAAGDGWSILTQVLDRAAVLCAFEQVGGADRALEMGRDYALDRIAFGRQIGSFQAIKHMLADMYVSATLARSNSYYGAWALSTNAAELPEAAAAARISATQAFQHCAKNNIQVHGGMGFTWEFDCHMYYRRANAMALGLGSLTYWEDQLIDRMRKKNAA; encoded by the coding sequence ATGAACTTCGATTTCTCCGACGACCAGAAGCAGCTCCGCGACCAGGCGCGCAAATTCCTCACCGAGAAGTGCTCGCCCAAGGCGGTGCGCATCGTGCTCGACGGCAAGGCGCCCTATGACAAGGCACTTTGGAAGGGTCTCGCCGAAATGGGATTTCTCGGCGTCGCGATCCCGGAAGAATTCGGCGGTGCGGGTGCCGGTCATCTCGAGCTCTGCGTGATCGCGGAGGAGATGGGCCGGGCCAATGCGCCGGTGCCGTTCTCCTCGACCGTGTATCTTGCCGCCGAAGCGCTGCTGATCGCCGGCAGCGACGCGCAAAAGAAGAAGTGGCTGCCCGCGATTGCTTCGGGCGAAGCGATCGGCACGCTGGCGCTGTTCGAGGGCAAGGGCAATCCGTCACCGAAGAATGTGAAGGTGACGGCCGCGAATGGCATGCTCAACGGCGTCAAGAAGCCGGTGGCCGATGGCGCCATCGCCGACTTCGCCGTGGTTGCCGCGCGCACGGGATCGAGTGGACGTGAGAATGATATCTCGCTGTTCTTGGTCGATCTCAAAGACGCGGGTGTTGAGGTGAAAAGTCTCACCAATCTCGACCCTACCCGTGGGCAGGCCGAGATCTCCTTCAAAGACTGCAAGGCCGAGCCGCTAGGTGCTGCCGGCGACGGCTGGAGCATCCTCACCCAGGTGCTCGACCGCGCCGCGGTGTTGTGCGCGTTCGAGCAGGTCGGCGGCGCCGACCGCGCCCTGGAGATGGGCCGAGACTACGCGCTCGACCGCATCGCCTTCGGCCGTCAGATCGGTTCGTTCCAGGCCATCAAGCACATGCTCGCCGACATGTATGTCTCGGCGACGCTGGCACGCTCCAACAGCTATTACGGTGCCTGGGCGCTCTCGACCAACGCTGCCGAATTGCCGGAAGCGGCGGCGGCCGCGCGGATCAGCGCGACGCAGGCCTTCCAGCACTGTGCCAAGAACAACATCCAGGTTCACGGCGGCATGGGTTTTACCTGGGAATTCGACTGCCACATGTACTACCGCCGCGCCAACGCCATGGCGCTCGGGCTCGGCAGCCTCACCTATTGGGAAGACCAGTTGATCGACCGCATGCGGAAGAAGAACGCGGCGTAA
- a CDS encoding acyl-CoA dehydrogenase — protein MNFDDTPQEAEFRATARAWIGANAPKQYEDELRKSSLGRTQLKNANILEVAKAWQKKKADAGWACLHWPKEYGGRGSSPIERVIWQQEEGPFGKLSHMFIIGHGMCGPTMMAFAREEHKRAYLPPLASGEKVWCQLFSEPAGGSDVAGLRTRAEKDGDEWVINGQKIWTSGAHYSDYGILLTRTDPTVPKHKGLTMFFLDMKSPGVEVRPIKQASGASDFNEVYFTNVRIPDHQRLGEVGDGWNVSLTTLMNERMSIGAGVSTGFPELFEYCSSLMLDDGPAIEDRAVRAKLANWAVKASGLRYTSMRAISALSKGERPGPENSIGKLVAGSMIQDVATYALDLQGAAGVVSGPEDAEVAGRFQAMLLRAPGTRVEGGTDEIMRNIIAERVLGLPGDIRVDKDVPFNKIPTKGRG, from the coding sequence ATGAACTTCGACGACACCCCGCAGGAAGCCGAATTCCGCGCCACCGCCCGCGCCTGGATCGGTGCCAACGCACCCAAGCAATACGAGGACGAGCTGCGCAAATCCTCGCTCGGCCGCACGCAGCTCAAGAACGCGAACATTCTCGAGGTCGCAAAGGCCTGGCAGAAGAAGAAGGCCGATGCCGGCTGGGCCTGCTTGCATTGGCCGAAGGAATATGGCGGCCGCGGGTCGTCGCCGATCGAGCGGGTGATCTGGCAGCAGGAGGAGGGTCCGTTCGGAAAGCTCTCCCACATGTTCATCATCGGCCACGGCATGTGCGGGCCGACCATGATGGCGTTCGCGCGCGAGGAGCATAAGCGGGCCTATCTGCCGCCGCTTGCCTCCGGCGAGAAGGTGTGGTGCCAGCTGTTTTCCGAGCCAGCCGGCGGCTCGGACGTCGCGGGCCTGCGCACGCGTGCCGAGAAGGACGGTGACGAGTGGGTCATCAACGGGCAGAAGATCTGGACCTCGGGCGCGCATTACTCGGACTACGGCATTCTCCTGACCCGTACCGACCCCACCGTGCCCAAGCACAAGGGCCTCACCATGTTCTTTCTGGACATGAAGAGTCCGGGCGTCGAGGTCAGGCCGATCAAGCAGGCGAGCGGCGCCTCCGATTTCAACGAAGTCTATTTCACCAATGTCCGCATCCCTGACCACCAGCGCCTCGGCGAAGTCGGTGACGGCTGGAACGTCTCGCTGACCACGCTGATGAACGAGCGCATGTCGATCGGCGCCGGCGTTTCGACCGGCTTTCCGGAGCTGTTCGAGTATTGCTCCAGCCTGATGCTCGACGATGGACCTGCGATCGAGGATCGCGCGGTGCGCGCGAAGCTCGCGAACTGGGCGGTGAAGGCGAGCGGCCTGCGCTACACCAGCATGCGCGCGATCTCGGCGCTGTCGAAGGGCGAGCGGCCGGGTCCGGAGAATTCCATCGGCAAGCTGGTGGCGGGCTCCATGATCCAGGACGTCGCGACCTACGCGCTGGATCTGCAAGGCGCGGCTGGCGTCGTCAGCGGCCCCGAAGACGCCGAAGTGGCTGGCCGCTTCCAGGCGATGCTGCTGCGCGCACCGGGTACGCGCGTCGAAGGCGGCACCGACGAGATCATGCGCAACATCATCGCCGAGCGGGTGCTGGGCCTGCCGGGCGATATCCGTGTCGACAAGGACGTGCCGTTCAACAAGATCCCGACGAAGGGAAGAGGTTAG
- a CDS encoding acyl-CoA dehydrogenase, producing the protein MNFDDTPQEAGFRETARKWVEANAPKELHAELSKSSLGRIRLAKQDIVDVGKAWQKKKFEAGWACLHWPKEYGGRGATPIERVIWQQEEGVYGKLTQPFQIGEGMCGPTVMAFGSEDAKRRYLPKLASGEEIWCQLFSEPSAGSDVAGLRTRAEKKGDNWIVNGQKIWTSGAHYSDYGLLIARTDPDVPKHKGLTMFFLDMKSPGVEVRPIKQANGMQEFNEVYFTDVVIPDSQRLGAVGEGWSVSLTTLMNERMSIGARLATGVPEMFEFCSNLMLEDGLAIDDPAVRSKLASWAVKSSGLKYTSYRAISALSKSERPGPENSIGKLVSGMMLQDIATYAMDLQGAAGVLTGSDEETLQGQFQQMLLSSPSMRIAGGTDEILRNIIAERVLGLPGDIRVDKDVPYNKIPTKGR; encoded by the coding sequence ATGAATTTCGACGATACGCCGCAAGAAGCCGGATTCCGCGAGACCGCGCGCAAATGGGTCGAGGCTAACGCGCCGAAGGAGCTGCATGCCGAGCTGTCAAAATCCTCGCTCGGCCGCATCCGGCTTGCCAAGCAGGACATCGTCGATGTCGGCAAGGCCTGGCAGAAGAAGAAGTTCGAAGCGGGCTGGGCCTGCCTGCACTGGCCGAAGGAATATGGCGGCCGCGGCGCGACGCCGATCGAGCGGGTGATCTGGCAGCAGGAAGAGGGCGTCTACGGCAAGCTGACCCAGCCGTTCCAGATCGGCGAGGGCATGTGCGGCCCGACCGTGATGGCCTTCGGCAGCGAGGACGCCAAGCGCCGGTATCTGCCGAAGCTCGCCTCGGGCGAGGAGATCTGGTGCCAGCTGTTCTCGGAGCCGTCGGCCGGCTCCGACGTTGCGGGTCTGCGCACCCGCGCGGAGAAGAAAGGCGACAACTGGATCGTCAACGGCCAGAAGATCTGGACCTCCGGCGCACATTACTCGGACTACGGCCTCTTGATTGCGCGCACCGATCCTGATGTCCCAAAACACAAGGGCCTCACCATGTTCTTCCTGGACATGAAGAGCCCGGGCGTCGAGGTGCGTCCGATCAAGCAGGCCAACGGCATGCAGGAGTTCAACGAGGTCTATTTCACCGACGTCGTGATCCCCGACAGCCAGCGCCTCGGCGCCGTCGGCGAGGGCTGGAGCGTGTCGCTGACCACGCTGATGAACGAGCGCATGTCGATCGGCGCGCGGCTCGCAACCGGCGTGCCAGAAATGTTCGAGTTCTGCTCGAATCTGATGTTGGAGGATGGGCTTGCGATCGATGATCCGGCGGTGCGCTCAAAGCTTGCGAGCTGGGCGGTGAAGTCGAGCGGGCTGAAATACACCAGCTACCGCGCGATCTCGGCGCTGTCGAAGAGCGAGCGGCCGGGCCCGGAGAATTCTATCGGCAAGCTGGTGTCAGGCATGATGCTCCAGGACATCGCCACTTATGCCATGGACCTGCAGGGCGCAGCCGGCGTTCTCACCGGCAGCGACGAGGAGACGTTGCAGGGCCAATTCCAGCAGATGCTGCTGTCCTCGCCTTCGATGCGCATCGCCGGCGGCACTGACGAAATTTTACGCAACATCATCGCCGAGCGGGTACTGGGTCTGCCAGGTGACATCCGCGTCGACAAGGACGTGCCGTACAACAAGATCCCGACCAAGGGACGTTGA
- a CDS encoding nitroreductase: MDAKVSQTQDRIGVLEELLNERYSVRAFLPKEVDRAIIEHVLTTAQRTASWCNSQPWQVIIASGAAKERFRQAIYKEASGGLGDDYDFTPPREYVGVYLERRRESGFQLYNTLGIVRGDKAAYARQALENYNFFGAPHVAIIHTNEPLGIYGAIDCGAYVSNFLLAAQALGLGTIPQAALARHSGLIRRHFNLPDDRRVVCGISFGYADHAHRVNSYRTSRANVAGTVTFVDE, from the coding sequence ATGGATGCAAAAGTGAGCCAGACACAAGACCGCATCGGCGTGCTCGAAGAGCTCCTCAACGAGCGCTACTCCGTGCGTGCCTTTCTCCCGAAGGAAGTTGACCGTGCCATCATCGAGCATGTGCTGACCACCGCGCAGCGCACCGCGTCCTGGTGCAACAGCCAGCCCTGGCAGGTGATCATCGCCAGCGGCGCGGCCAAGGAGCGCTTTCGCCAGGCGATCTACAAGGAGGCCTCGGGCGGTCTCGGCGACGATTACGATTTCACCCCGCCGCGAGAATATGTCGGGGTCTATCTCGAGCGCCGGCGCGAGAGCGGCTTTCAGCTCTACAATACGCTCGGCATCGTCCGCGGCGACAAGGCGGCCTATGCCAGGCAGGCGCTGGAGAACTACAATTTCTTCGGCGCGCCGCATGTGGCGATCATTCACACCAATGAGCCGCTCGGCATCTATGGTGCGATCGATTGCGGCGCCTATGTCTCCAATTTCCTGCTGGCCGCGCAGGCGCTCGGGCTCGGCACCATTCCGCAGGCGGCGCTTGCGCGCCATTCCGGCTTGATCCGCCGTCACTTCAACCTGCCCGACGACCGCCGTGTCGTCTGCGGCATTTCGTTCGGCTATGCCGACCACGCGCACAGGGTCAACAGCTACCGCACCTCGCGAGCCAATGTCGCGGGCACCGTGACCTTCGTGGACGAGTGA
- a CDS encoding sigma-70 family RNA polymerase sigma factor yields the protein MPLTDSLRNDILAAVPSLRAFAISLSGNADRADDLVQETLLRALANIDSFQPGSNLPAWLFTILRNLFRSDYRKRRREVEDAEGNYAKTLKTQPSQNAHLEFEEFRTALDKLPQDQREALILVGASGFSYEDAASICGCAVGTIKSRVNRARSKLAALLYVEGAEDFGPDETVRAVIGGSGG from the coding sequence ATGCCTCTCACGGACTCCCTGCGTAATGACATCCTGGCGGCCGTGCCGAGCTTACGCGCGTTCGCCATCTCGCTCAGCGGCAATGCGGACCGCGCCGACGATTTGGTGCAGGAGACGTTGCTCCGCGCGCTGGCCAACATCGACTCGTTCCAGCCTGGCTCCAACCTGCCGGCGTGGCTGTTCACGATCCTGCGCAACCTGTTCCGCTCCGACTATCGCAAGCGGCGGCGGGAGGTCGAGGACGCCGAAGGCAACTACGCCAAGACACTGAAGACCCAGCCGTCGCAAAATGCGCATCTCGAATTCGAGGAGTTTCGTACGGCGCTCGACAAGCTTCCACAGGACCAGCGTGAAGCGCTGATCCTGGTCGGCGCCTCCGGCTTCTCCTACGAGGACGCGGCCTCGATCTGCGGCTGCGCGGTCGGCACGATCAAGAGCCGCGTCAACCGCGCCCGCTCGAAGCTCGCCGCGCTGCTCTATGTCGAGGGCGCCGAGGACTTTGGGCCCGACGAGACCGTACGGGCCGTGATCGGCGGCAGCGGCGGCTGA
- a CDS encoding NepR family anti-sigma factor, producing MKDLKSQASKSTTPGKGGLTPEIQSRIGHQLRAMYDDVVRQGVPDRFAELIKKLDAPGAAHQVENEGGSNDNNNGRD from the coding sequence ATGAAAGATCTCAAGTCTCAAGCCAGCAAAAGCACGACCCCCGGCAAGGGAGGGCTCACTCCGGAGATCCAATCCCGGATCGGCCATCAGCTGCGCGCCATGTACGACGACGTGGTGCGGCAAGGGGTTCCGGATCGGTTCGCTGAACTGATCAAGAAGCTTGATGCACCGGGAGCGGCCCACCAAGTGGAAAATGAGGGTGGATCCAACGACAACAACAATGGGAGGGATTAA
- a CDS encoding response regulator — translation MSRSQLVAEHLPLLRRYARALTGSQASGDAYVAAMLEAMLGDPSVLDESHGPRAGLFRLFTQIWNSVSVNDDAEVTTLPMPPERRLSNITPLPRQAFLLLSLEGFSEEEVAFILGTDVGETRRLADAAGREMAAEIATDVLIIEDETFIAMDLESLVKNLGHNVVGVARTHADAVALAKNRRPGLILADIQLADGSSGLDAVNELLRTFEVPVVFITAYPERFLTGERPEPAFLISKPFQPAMVSAVASQALFFQRNSRNRTPKAPAA, via the coding sequence ATGTCCCGTTCACAGCTTGTTGCTGAACACTTGCCGTTGTTGCGCCGGTACGCACGCGCCCTGACGGGCAGCCAGGCCTCCGGTGACGCCTATGTCGCGGCCATGTTGGAAGCCATGCTTGGCGATCCATCAGTGCTCGACGAGAGCCATGGGCCGCGCGCCGGCCTGTTCCGGCTGTTCACCCAGATCTGGAATTCCGTCTCCGTCAACGACGATGCCGAGGTGACGACCTTGCCGATGCCGCCTGAGAGGCGGTTGTCGAATATCACGCCACTGCCGCGGCAGGCCTTCCTGCTGCTCTCGCTCGAGGGCTTTTCGGAAGAGGAAGTCGCCTTCATCCTCGGCACCGACGTGGGCGAGACGCGGCGGCTCGCAGACGCTGCCGGTCGCGAGATGGCGGCTGAGATAGCCACCGACGTGCTGATCATCGAGGACGAGACTTTCATTGCCATGGACCTCGAGAGCCTGGTGAAGAATCTCGGCCACAACGTCGTCGGCGTCGCGCGCACCCATGCCGATGCGGTGGCGCTGGCCAAGAACAGGCGGCCCGGCCTGATCCTCGCCGACATCCAGCTCGCCGACGGCTCGTCGGGCCTGGATGCCGTCAACGAGCTGCTCCGCACCTTCGAGGTGCCGGTGGTGTTCATCACCGCGTACCCCGAGCGCTTCCTCACCGGCGAGCGCCCCGAGCCGGCATTCCTGATCTCAAAACCGTTCCAGCCCGCGATGGTGTCGGCGGTGGCGAGTCAGGCGCTGTTCTTCCAGCGCAACTCGCGCAACCGCACGCCCAAGGCGCCGGCAGCGTAA
- a CDS encoding nuclear transport factor 2 family protein, translating to MDPQLLDRLAIRDLVENWAVWRDAGDWERFATVWHEEGWMSATWFQGPARDFMRVSQEGFAKGVRILHFLGGTSIDLSGERAIAQTKMTISQRALVHDVLCDVVCTGRFYDFLEKRQARWGIVRRQPIYEKDRIDPVDPAAPLQLDQKALAALPEGYRHLAYMQELIGYKVKRDMPGMIGPEVEKLYGEGRDWLAGPPNNATQK from the coding sequence ATGGACCCGCAGCTGCTCGATCGCCTCGCCATCCGCGACCTCGTCGAGAACTGGGCGGTGTGGCGCGACGCCGGGGACTGGGAGCGCTTTGCGACGGTCTGGCATGAAGAAGGCTGGATGTCCGCCACCTGGTTTCAGGGGCCGGCGCGGGATTTCATGCGCGTCAGCCAGGAGGGCTTCGCCAAGGGCGTGCGCATCCTGCATTTCCTCGGCGGCACCAGCATCGACCTCAGCGGTGAGCGGGCCATCGCACAGACCAAGATGACGATCTCGCAGCGGGCTTTGGTGCACGACGTGCTCTGCGACGTCGTCTGTACCGGCCGCTTCTACGATTTCCTGGAGAAGCGGCAGGCCCGGTGGGGCATCGTTCGCCGCCAGCCGATCTACGAGAAGGACCGGATCGACCCGGTCGATCCCGCTGCGCCGCTTCAGCTCGACCAGAAAGCGCTCGCCGCGCTCCCCGAGGGCTATCGCCATCTCGCCTACATGCAGGAGCTGATCGGCTACAAGGTCAAGCGCGACATGCCGGGCATGATCGGGCCCGAGGTCGAGAAGCTCTATGGCGAGGGGCGGGACTGGCTGGCGGGACCGCCAAATAACGCAACGCAAAAGTGA